TATTGCCATAGGCGGGTGCAGTATCGAGTAAGTTAATGCCCGACTCGCTGGCAGTGGTAAGGATGGTTAGGGCTTCTTGATCATTGGGAATATCAAATTTTTGTGGATATTTTACCGCTGTATTGCGACCAAGCTTTACTGTGCCTAAACCTAAAATGCTGACATCA
The Marinifilum sp. JC120 genome window above contains:
- a CDS encoding aldo/keto reductase, whose protein sequence is MQKVNIGNTGIDVSILGLGTVKLGRNTAVKYPQKFDIPNDQEALTILTTASESGINLLDTAPAYGN